A region of Bicyclus anynana chromosome 15, ilBicAnyn1.1, whole genome shotgun sequence DNA encodes the following proteins:
- the LOC112046292 gene encoding RAB6-interacting golgin isoform X2: MSTFTGFSEEDLKRIKSSDSGPNSDIKEENLDPVQQSDTIVSSSTMDKSEDNASRKSSSTTTPDVVRCVENYTEDDLASHRAKLEELQLKQKLMEEQNKKRKEMLAKALADRTKQTEEEVQKLEKIKKELQVLDGQFSQDVAVLRKKIDQACLSYADAEKHYLKVEKEFLQAKISLQKERERKELLTEHLCALITHNETRKAQKLETLMLELASNKTENAIDVATPVRDTSPVIIDGVDERTGKMVEIMPES, encoded by the exons ATGTCCACGTTTACCGGTTTCAGCGAAGAAGATTTAAAACGGATAAAATCATCGGATTCTGGTCCAAATAGCG ATATCAAAGAAGAAAATTTAGATCCCGTCCAGCAAAGTGATACAATAGTCTCAAGTAGCACAATGGACAAATCAGAAGACAATGCAAGTAGAAAAAGTAGTTCAACCACAACACCTGATGTAGTGAGATGTGTAGAGAATTACACAGAAGATGACTTAGCATCACACAGAGCTAAGTTAGAGGAGTTACAGTTGAAACAGAAGTTGATGGAAGAACAGAATAAGAAGAGGAAAGAAATGCTTGCCAAGGCATTGGCTGATAG GACAAAACAAACCGAGGAGGAAGTTCAGAAACTggagaaaataaagaaagagcTGCAAGTGTTGGATGGTCAGTTTTCACAGGATGTCGCAGTTCTGAGGAAGAAGATAGACCAAGCCTGTCTGAGTTATGCTGATGCTGA GAAACACTATCTAAAAGTGGAGAAGGAGTTCCTACAGGCGAAAATAAGTCTTCAGAAGGAGAGGGAAAGGAAAGAGCTACTAACGGAACATCTTTGCGCTCTGATCACTCATAATGAGACAAGAAAGGCACAAAAACTCGAAACCCTAATGCTAGAACTTGCCAGTAATAAAACTGAAAACGCGATAGATGTAGCAACACCAGTGCGGGATACGTCACCGGTTATTATAGATGGTGTTGACGAAAGGACGGGCAAGATGGTTGAAATTATGCCGGAAAGTTGA
- the LOC112046292 gene encoding RAB6-interacting golgin isoform X1: MSTFTGFSEEDLKRIKSSDSGPNSAPPQKLLNARKIDKIGARPKRQLPQYKLPVLRNQGSDDAIDVAFDKCKLSLKQQNSVESIDNQTENGIDNENNNDIKEENLDPVQQSDTIVSSSTMDKSEDNASRKSSSTTTPDVVRCVENYTEDDLASHRAKLEELQLKQKLMEEQNKKRKEMLAKALADRTKQTEEEVQKLEKIKKELQVLDGQFSQDVAVLRKKIDQACLSYADAEKHYLKVEKEFLQAKISLQKERERKELLTEHLCALITHNETRKAQKLETLMLELASNKTENAIDVATPVRDTSPVIIDGVDERTGKMVEIMPES, encoded by the exons ATGTCCACGTTTACCGGTTTCAGCGAAGAAGATTTAAAACGGATAAAATCATCGGATTCTGGTCCAAATAGCG CTCCACCTCAGAAGCTATTAAATGCTCGTAAGATAGACAAAATAGGTGCCAGACCCAAACGACAACTGCCACAATACAAACTGCCAGTGTTACGAAATCAAGGTTCTGACGACGCCATAGATGTAGCTTTCGACAAATGCAAGCTCAGTTTAAAACAGCAAAATTCAGTTGAAAGTATTGATAACCAAACAGAGAATGGGATAgacaatgaaaataataatg ATATCAAAGAAGAAAATTTAGATCCCGTCCAGCAAAGTGATACAATAGTCTCAAGTAGCACAATGGACAAATCAGAAGACAATGCAAGTAGAAAAAGTAGTTCAACCACAACACCTGATGTAGTGAGATGTGTAGAGAATTACACAGAAGATGACTTAGCATCACACAGAGCTAAGTTAGAGGAGTTACAGTTGAAACAGAAGTTGATGGAAGAACAGAATAAGAAGAGGAAAGAAATGCTTGCCAAGGCATTGGCTGATAG GACAAAACAAACCGAGGAGGAAGTTCAGAAACTggagaaaataaagaaagagcTGCAAGTGTTGGATGGTCAGTTTTCACAGGATGTCGCAGTTCTGAGGAAGAAGATAGACCAAGCCTGTCTGAGTTATGCTGATGCTGA GAAACACTATCTAAAAGTGGAGAAGGAGTTCCTACAGGCGAAAATAAGTCTTCAGAAGGAGAGGGAAAGGAAAGAGCTACTAACGGAACATCTTTGCGCTCTGATCACTCATAATGAGACAAGAAAGGCACAAAAACTCGAAACCCTAATGCTAGAACTTGCCAGTAATAAAACTGAAAACGCGATAGATGTAGCAACACCAGTGCGGGATACGTCACCGGTTATTATAGATGGTGTTGACGAAAGGACGGGCAAGATGGTTGAAATTATGCCGGAAAGTTGA